A genomic stretch from Pseudomonas alkylphenolica includes:
- the pcaQ gene encoding pca operon transcription factor PcaQ, translating into MNLDTRIKFRHLLCFLEIARQGSFAKAADAMAISQPAISKTLKELEELLQTRLFERSKQGVELTPAGVRFMRYAGPSVQALREGVSTLRGEEHAPPQVRIGVLSTVESLLMPEVLCRLHQRHEALVVSVATGPSAHLLAQLHVGELDLVIGRMTESPQIQGLLFEHLYSESMSLVVRPGHPLLARQPIERSQLGRYPLVLPLAGTTIRKHADSLFVQCAIEQPLQRLETLSPALSRRYVQSSDAVWVAPRDAVRIDLGRGELCELDLGVQEPGGSVGICSNAALPMSLPARWLCEVLREVAGQYRDGSYP; encoded by the coding sequence ATGAACCTCGACACCCGCATCAAATTCCGTCACCTGCTGTGCTTTCTCGAAATTGCCCGTCAGGGCAGTTTCGCCAAGGCCGCCGATGCCATGGCGATCAGTCAGCCGGCCATCTCCAAGACCCTCAAGGAGCTTGAAGAGCTGCTGCAGACGCGCCTGTTCGAACGCAGCAAGCAGGGTGTCGAACTGACCCCGGCCGGGGTGCGTTTCATGCGTTACGCCGGGCCCAGCGTGCAGGCCTTGCGTGAAGGCGTAAGCACCCTGCGCGGTGAGGAACATGCGCCGCCGCAGGTGCGTATCGGTGTACTGTCCACGGTCGAAAGCCTGCTGATGCCGGAGGTGCTGTGCCGCTTGCATCAACGTCATGAGGCCCTGGTGGTCAGCGTGGCGACCGGGCCGAGTGCGCACCTGCTGGCGCAACTGCATGTCGGTGAGCTGGATCTGGTGATCGGGCGCATGACCGAAAGCCCGCAGATCCAGGGTCTGTTGTTCGAGCATCTGTACAGCGAATCGATGTCGCTGGTGGTGCGTCCCGGGCATCCATTGCTCGCCCGCCAGCCGATCGAGCGCAGCCAGCTCGGTCGCTATCCGTTGGTACTGCCACTGGCTGGCACGACCATCCGCAAGCATGCCGACAGCCTGTTCGTGCAGTGCGCCATCGAGCAACCGCTGCAGCGCCTGGAGACCCTTTCGCCAGCCTTGAGCCGCCGCTATGTGCAAAGCAGCGACGCGGTCTGGGTGGCACCGCGCGATGCGGTGCGGATCGACCTGGGGCGCGGCGAATTGTGCGAGCTGGACCTGGGTGTGCAGGAGCCGGGCGGCTCGGTCGGTATCTGTAGCAATGCTGCTTTGCCGATGAGCCTGCCAGCGCGCTGGTTGTGCGAGGTGCTGCGAGAAGTGGCGGGGCAGTACCGCGACGGCAGCTATCCCTGA
- a CDS encoding FKBP-type peptidyl-prolyl cis-trans isomerase → MKQHRLAAAVALVGLVLAGCDSQTSVELKTPAQKASYGIGLNMGKSLAQEGMDDLDSKAVAQGIEDAVGKKEQKIKDEELVEAFAALQKRAEERLAKMSEESAAAGKKFLEENGKKAGIVTTASGLQYEVVKKADGAQPKPTDVVTVHYEGKLIDGKVFDSSVERGSPIDLPVSGVIPGWVEGLQLMHVGEKYKLYIPSDLAYGAQSPSPMIPANSVLVFELELLGIKDQAKPEADAAE, encoded by the coding sequence ATGAAACAGCATCGGTTGGCGGCTGCGGTTGCCCTGGTTGGTCTGGTCCTGGCGGGTTGCGATTCGCAGACCAGCGTCGAGCTCAAGACTCCGGCACAGAAAGCCTCCTACGGTATTGGCCTGAACATGGGCAAGAGCCTGGCTCAGGAAGGCATGGACGACCTTGATTCAAAAGCAGTTGCTCAAGGCATCGAAGATGCTGTCGGCAAGAAAGAGCAGAAAATCAAGGACGAAGAACTGGTCGAAGCCTTTGCTGCCCTGCAAAAGCGCGCTGAAGAGCGTCTGGCCAAGATGAGCGAAGAGTCGGCTGCCGCCGGCAAGAAGTTCCTTGAAGAGAATGGCAAGAAAGCCGGTATCGTCACCACCGCTTCCGGTCTGCAGTACGAAGTGGTCAAGAAGGCCGACGGCGCCCAGCCAAAGCCGACTGACGTGGTTACCGTTCACTACGAAGGCAAGCTGATCGATGGCAAGGTCTTCGACAGCTCGGTTGAACGTGGCAGCCCGATCGACCTGCCGGTCAGCGGCGTGATCCCGGGTTGGGTCGAAGGCCTGCAACTGATGCACGTTGGCGAGAAGTACAAGCTGTACATCCCGTCCGACCTGGCTTACGGTGCCCAGAGCCCGAGCCCGATGATCCCGGCCAACTCGGTCCTGGTTTTCGAACTGGAACTGCTGGGTATCAAGGATCAGGCCAAGCCTGAAGCCGACGCCGCCGAGTAA
- a CDS encoding YkvA family protein: MKAPWTFARFLPLAERLLSRGRLPALIFAVARKGPRLSKLREDVGLMQALCLAWWRGEYRTISPKALVTVVAGLLYFVSPVDAIPDWLLGVGMLDDIAVLAWVLKAVSDELAAFSAWRHRQAPEKLRVVERLPATPEALRLEHPKG, translated from the coding sequence ATGAAAGCACCCTGGACCTTCGCCCGTTTTCTGCCGCTGGCCGAGCGCTTGCTCAGCCGCGGTCGTTTACCGGCGCTGATTTTTGCCGTGGCGCGTAAAGGGCCACGGCTGAGCAAGCTGCGTGAAGATGTCGGTCTGATGCAGGCCCTGTGCCTGGCCTGGTGGCGTGGTGAGTACCGGACCATCAGCCCAAAGGCGCTGGTGACCGTGGTGGCCGGCCTGCTGTATTTCGTCAGCCCTGTGGATGCCATCCCGGACTGGTTGCTGGGTGTCGGCATGCTCGATGACATCGCCGTGCTGGCCTGGGTGCTCAAAGCGGTGTCTGATGAACTCGCCGCTTTCAGCGCCTGGCGCCATCGCCAGGCACCGGAAAAACTGCGGGTGGTCGAACGTCTGCCGGCTACGCCGGAAGCCCTGCGCCTGGAGCATCCAAAAGGCTAA
- a CDS encoding helix-turn-helix domain-containing protein produces the protein MGIQVISRDGQPEYAVVPWEQYQALLKAAGQLESAAIENTQVTPPQSASLPSFSELARLREGKGLAAEQLARSVGISPVYLALIESGERQPDAAIRRSLAWELGVAGWSEPS, from the coding sequence ATGGGTATTCAGGTCATCAGCCGGGACGGTCAACCCGAGTATGCGGTTGTACCCTGGGAGCAGTACCAGGCACTACTGAAGGCCGCCGGTCAGCTTGAATCGGCAGCCATCGAGAACACACAGGTCACCCCTCCACAAAGCGCCAGCTTGCCGAGTTTCAGCGAGTTGGCGCGTTTGCGTGAGGGCAAGGGACTGGCAGCCGAACAACTGGCGCGCAGCGTCGGCATCAGTCCGGTGTACCTGGCCCTGATCGAGAGTGGCGAGCGCCAGCCGGATGCCGCGATTCGCCGCAGCCTGGCCTGGGAGCTGGGGGTGGCCGGATGGAGCGAGCCGTCGTGA
- a CDS encoding bifunctional diguanylate cyclase/phosphodiesterase → MTVTEQLSALSTILAQSALHSLFQPIVCLSERRILGYEALSRGPSNSPLHSPINLFAVARQAGRLTELEVACRESACRRFSQQNLEGKLFLNVSPESLLEPQYQSGRTLKMLHDLGVPPSRVVIELTEQTPTDDFQLLFNALHHYRDMGFSIALDDLGAGYSSLRLWSELRPDYVKIDRHFIDGIHLDAVKREFVGSILQIARASRAQVIAEGIELAEELKVLTEMGVDLVQGYLLGRPQEQPSRDVQQMLGSPNRDIQVLSEDGGNLAALLNEQPAVSQDTPTAQVLELFRRQANLNSLAVLNERRQPCGIVHRHSLSDALLKPFATDLFARKPISRLMSDDFLAVELTQSLQQVSRLLTSRARQRIEEDFIIIHNGRYLGLGRVIDVLKLITEQKIQQARYANPLTLLPGNVPIQQCLTRLLQQQREAAICYVDIDSFKPFNDIYGYARGDEVLLCLAQCLNERVDPNHDFVGHIGGDDFMLVLGSADWERRLQLLLEDFQRQCRRFYRPEHMQAGGFIAANRQGQRQEYALLSLSIGVVHLRPQACADLDAGQLAELASQAKHQAKDLSGYSLYLIDTAPAVQASSFSG, encoded by the coding sequence ATGACCGTGACCGAACAGCTCAGTGCGTTGAGCACCATTCTTGCTCAAAGCGCCCTGCACAGCCTGTTCCAGCCCATAGTCTGCCTGTCTGAGCGGCGCATCCTCGGTTACGAAGCGTTGAGCCGCGGCCCCTCCAACAGCCCGCTGCACTCGCCGATCAACCTGTTCGCCGTGGCCCGCCAGGCCGGGCGCCTGACCGAGCTGGAAGTGGCCTGCCGCGAAAGCGCCTGCCGGCGCTTCAGCCAGCAGAACCTTGAAGGCAAGTTGTTTCTCAACGTCTCGCCCGAGTCGTTGCTCGAGCCGCAGTACCAGTCCGGACGCACCCTGAAGATGCTCCATGACCTCGGCGTACCGCCCAGCCGCGTGGTTATCGAACTGACCGAGCAAACCCCGACCGACGATTTCCAGCTGTTGTTCAATGCCCTGCACCATTACCGCGACATGGGTTTTTCAATTGCCCTAGATGACCTCGGTGCCGGTTATTCGAGCCTGCGCTTGTGGTCGGAACTGCGCCCTGATTACGTCAAGATCGACCGGCATTTCATCGACGGTATTCACCTCGACGCGGTCAAGCGTGAATTTGTCGGCTCCATTTTGCAAATCGCCCGGGCCTCACGGGCCCAAGTGATCGCCGAGGGCATCGAGCTTGCCGAAGAACTCAAGGTGCTGACCGAAATGGGCGTCGACCTGGTCCAGGGTTATCTGCTCGGCCGTCCTCAGGAACAACCGTCACGGGACGTCCAGCAGATGCTGGGCAGCCCCAACCGGGATATCCAGGTGCTCAGCGAAGACGGCGGCAACCTCGCCGCCCTGCTCAACGAACAACCTGCGGTGAGCCAGGACACACCGACGGCGCAGGTGCTGGAGCTGTTCCGCCGCCAGGCCAACCTCAACTCTTTGGCGGTGCTCAACGAACGCCGCCAACCCTGCGGTATCGTTCACCGCCACTCGCTCTCCGATGCGCTGCTCAAGCCGTTTGCCACCGACCTGTTCGCCCGCAAGCCGATCAGCCGGCTGATGAGTGACGACTTCCTCGCAGTAGAGCTGACGCAGTCATTGCAACAGGTCAGCCGCCTGCTCACCAGTCGTGCCCGCCAGCGCATCGAAGAAGATTTCATCATTATCCACAACGGCCGCTACCTGGGCCTGGGCCGGGTGATCGACGTGCTCAAGCTGATTACCGAACAGAAGATCCAGCAGGCCCGTTACGCCAATCCCCTGACCTTGCTGCCCGGCAACGTGCCGATCCAGCAGTGCCTGACGCGCCTGCTGCAACAGCAGCGTGAGGCGGCGATCTGTTATGTGGATATCGACAGTTTCAAGCCGTTCAACGACATCTACGGCTATGCCCGTGGCGATGAGGTGCTGCTGTGCCTGGCCCAGTGCTTGAACGAGCGGGTCGACCCCAATCATGACTTCGTCGGCCACATCGGCGGCGACGATTTCATGCTGGTGCTGGGTTCGGCTGACTGGGAGCGCAGGTTGCAGTTGCTGCTGGAAGACTTTCAACGCCAGTGTCGGCGCTTCTATCGGCCTGAGCATATGCAGGCCGGGGGCTTCATTGCCGCCAACCGTCAGGGGCAACGCCAGGAGTACGCCCTGCTGTCGCTCTCGATCGGCGTGGTGCACCTACGCCCGCAAGCCTGCGCCGACCTCGATGCCGGGCAGCTGGCGGAGCTGGCGTCACAAGCCAAGCATCAGGCCAAAGACCTGAGCGGGTACAGCCTGTACCTGATCGATACGGCGCCGGCGGTTCAGGCTTCTTCTTTTTCCGGGTAG
- a CDS encoding carboxy terminal-processing peptidase has protein sequence MKHFLPSTTLALLIGLGSLPLAGNAWAANSWDKLQPDRDEVVASLNVVELLKRHHYSKPPLNDARSVIIYDSYIKLLDPARSYFLASDVAEFDKWKTQFDDFLKSGNLDPGFTIYKRYLDRVKSRLDFALAELNKGVDNFDFTTNETLLVDRKDAPWIKTQAELDDLWRKRVKDEVLRLKIAGKEPKAIQELLTKRYKNQLTRLDQTRAEDIFQTYINTFAQSYDPHTNYLSPDNAENFDINMSLSLEGIGAVLQSDNDQVKIVRLVPAGPAAKTKQVAPADKIIGVAQGDKEMVDVIGWRLDEVVKLIRGPKGSVVRLEVIPASNAPNDQTSKIVPITREAVKLEEQAAKKSVLKLKQDGRDYKLGIIEIPAFYLDFKAFRAGDPEYKSTTRDVKKLLTELQKEKVDGVVIDLRNNGGGSLQEATELTSLFIDKGPTVLVRNADGRVDVLEDENPGAFYKGPLALVVNRLSASASEIFAGAMQDYHRALILGGQTFGKGTVQTIQPLNHGELKLTLAKFYRVSGQSTQHQGVLPDIDYPSIIDTKEIGESALPEAMPWDTIRPAIRPAVDPFKPFLAQLKARHDARTAKDPEFVYIRDRLALTQKLMNEKTVSLNEVERRAQHADIESKQLALENTRRKAKGEEPLKELKKEDEDALPVEPDDTKPEDDAYLSESGRILLDYLGLNSAVAKNNP, from the coding sequence ATGAAGCATTTTTTGCCAAGCACCACCCTTGCACTGTTGATCGGTCTGGGCAGTCTGCCGTTGGCGGGCAATGCATGGGCCGCCAACAGCTGGGATAAACTCCAGCCCGATCGCGATGAAGTGGTCGCCAGCCTCAACGTGGTCGAGCTGCTCAAGCGCCACCACTACAGCAAGCCGCCGCTCAACGATGCGCGCTCGGTGATCATCTACGACAGCTACATCAAGCTGCTCGATCCGGCCCGCAGCTATTTCCTGGCCAGTGACGTCGCCGAGTTCGACAAGTGGAAGACCCAGTTCGACGATTTCCTCAAAAGTGGCAATCTCGATCCCGGCTTCACCATCTACAAGCGTTATCTGGACCGGGTCAAATCGCGTCTGGACTTCGCCCTGGCCGAGCTGAACAAGGGCGTCGACAACTTCGACTTCACCACTAATGAGACCCTGCTGGTCGACCGTAAGGACGCGCCCTGGATCAAGACCCAGGCCGAACTCGACGACCTCTGGCGCAAACGTGTCAAAGATGAAGTCCTGCGCCTGAAAATCGCTGGCAAAGAGCCCAAGGCGATCCAGGAGCTGCTGACCAAACGCTACAAGAACCAGCTCACGCGTCTGGACCAGACCCGCGCCGAAGACATCTTCCAGACCTATATCAACACCTTTGCCCAGTCCTACGACCCGCATACCAACTACCTGTCGCCGGACAACGCGGAAAACTTCGATATCAACATGAGCCTGTCGCTCGAAGGTATCGGTGCCGTGCTGCAAAGCGACAACGATCAGGTCAAGATCGTCCGCCTGGTGCCGGCCGGCCCTGCCGCCAAGACCAAGCAAGTGGCCCCGGCCGACAAGATCATCGGTGTCGCCCAGGGCGACAAGGAAATGGTCGACGTGATCGGCTGGCGCCTGGACGAAGTGGTCAAACTGATCCGCGGGCCGAAAGGTTCGGTGGTGCGCCTGGAAGTGATCCCGGCGAGCAACGCACCGAACGACCAGACCAGCAAGATCGTGCCGATCACCCGCGAGGCGGTGAAGCTTGAAGAGCAGGCGGCGAAAAAATCGGTGCTCAAGCTCAAGCAGGATGGCCGCGACTACAAGCTCGGCATCATCGAGATCCCGGCCTTCTACCTGGACTTCAAGGCCTTCCGTGCCGGCGATCCGGAGTACAAGAGCACCACCCGCGACGTGAAGAAGCTGCTCACCGAACTGCAGAAGGAAAAAGTCGACGGCGTGGTCATCGACCTGCGCAACAACGGCGGCGGTTCCCTGCAGGAAGCCACCGAGCTGACCAGCCTGTTCATCGACAAGGGCCCGACCGTACTGGTGCGTAACGCCGATGGTCGTGTCGACGTGCTCGAAGACGAAAACCCCGGCGCCTTCTACAAAGGTCCGCTGGCCCTGGTGGTCAATCGCCTGTCGGCCTCGGCTTCGGAGATTTTCGCCGGCGCCATGCAGGACTACCACCGCGCGCTGATCCTTGGCGGCCAGACCTTCGGCAAAGGCACCGTGCAGACCATCCAGCCGCTCAACCATGGCGAACTGAAGCTGACCCTGGCCAAGTTCTACCGGGTTTCCGGGCAGAGCACCCAGCATCAAGGCGTGCTGCCGGATATCGACTACCCGTCGATCATCGACACCAAGGAAATTGGCGAAAGCGCCCTGCCCGAAGCCATGCCGTGGGACACCATCCGCCCGGCGATCAGGCCTGCGGTTGATCCGTTCAAACCGTTCCTGGCCCAGCTCAAGGCCCGCCACGATGCCCGCACCGCCAAGGATCCGGAGTTCGTCTACATTCGCGACCGCCTGGCGCTGACCCAGAAGCTGATGAACGAGAAAACCGTCAGCCTCAACGAAGTCGAGCGTCGTGCCCAGCATGCCGATATCGAAAGCAAGCAGCTGGCCCTGGAAAACACCCGACGCAAGGCCAAGGGCGAAGAACCGCTCAAGGAACTGAAGAAGGAAGACGAAGACGCCCTGCCGGTCGAGCCGGACGATACCAAACCGGAAGACGACGCCTACCTGTCGGAGTCCGGGCGGATCCTGCTCGACTACCTGGGCCTGAATTCGGCAGTGGCAAAGAACAACCCGTAA
- a CDS encoding NAD(P)H-quinone oxidoreductase gives MKALQGVDGHVEWVATTSPACDIGQVRIRVAAAGLNRADLLQRAGLYPPPPGASEFLGLECSGVISEVGAGSSWQVGDRVCALLSGGGMAEEVVVDARHVLPVPEGLSLQEAAAIPEVYATAWLNVFQLAGLKPGEKVLLHAGASGVGSAAIQLCKAFGSPCWVSVGSAERLAYCESLGATGGVVRGEDLTGLNDFGPFDVILDPVGANYAELNLKLLARDGRWVIIGLMGGRKAELDLAQLLLKRVQVLGSTLRTRDDQFKADLLSDLGQQVWPLFTEGRLKPQLAKAFAIKDAEAAFAELESNQVSGKLVLVIDDSLV, from the coding sequence GTGAAGGCATTGCAAGGCGTTGACGGACATGTGGAGTGGGTTGCGACGACAAGTCCAGCTTGCGATATCGGTCAAGTACGAATTCGCGTGGCTGCTGCCGGCCTCAATCGTGCCGATCTGCTGCAGCGTGCCGGGCTCTATCCGCCGCCGCCGGGAGCCAGCGAGTTTCTGGGGCTGGAGTGCTCCGGGGTGATCAGCGAAGTGGGCGCTGGCTCCTCGTGGCAGGTCGGTGACCGGGTGTGTGCGCTGCTTTCCGGTGGCGGCATGGCCGAAGAGGTCGTGGTTGATGCCCGTCATGTCCTGCCGGTGCCGGAAGGCCTGAGCCTGCAGGAGGCTGCGGCGATTCCCGAGGTGTATGCGACGGCCTGGCTCAACGTGTTCCAGCTGGCCGGGCTGAAGCCGGGCGAGAAGGTTTTGCTGCATGCCGGCGCCAGTGGCGTGGGCTCGGCCGCGATCCAGCTGTGCAAGGCCTTTGGCAGCCCGTGCTGGGTCAGTGTCGGCTCGGCTGAGCGCCTGGCCTACTGCGAAAGTCTCGGCGCCACTGGAGGCGTGGTGCGTGGCGAAGACCTCACCGGCCTGAATGATTTCGGCCCGTTCGATGTGATCCTCGATCCGGTCGGCGCCAACTATGCCGAGCTCAACCTCAAGCTGCTGGCCCGTGACGGACGCTGGGTGATTATCGGCCTGATGGGCGGGCGCAAGGCCGAGCTGGACCTGGCTCAGCTGTTGCTCAAGCGTGTACAGGTGCTGGGTTCGACCCTGCGTACCCGGGATGATCAGTTCAAGGCTGATCTGCTCAGCGATCTGGGGCAGCAGGTGTGGCCGTTGTTCACTGAAGGCAGGCTCAAGCCGCAGCTGGCCAAGGCCTTTGCGATCAAGGATGCCGAGGCGGCGTTTGCCGAGCTTGAGAGCAACCAGGTGTCGGGCAAGCTGGTTTTGGTGATCGACGACAGTCTGGTGTAA
- a CDS encoding HAD family hydrolase: MALAIFDLDETLIHGDCASLWSEQMARLGWVDGESFLRRDKELMDAYGRGHLAMEDYMAFSLEPLIGRTPAEVDHLVGPWVEDFIEPIIFSEATRTIAAHRKAGDRILVISASGTHLVAPIAERLGIDEILGIELEVVNGVYTGKTVGTLTYREGKITRLLEWLDQEEENLEGASFYSDSRNDLPLLLKVDYPHVVNPDPVLREQAEKNGWPIHSWS; encoded by the coding sequence ATGGCACTAGCGATTTTCGATCTGGATGAAACCCTGATCCACGGCGATTGCGCCTCGTTGTGGAGCGAGCAGATGGCCCGCCTTGGCTGGGTCGATGGCGAATCCTTCCTGCGTCGCGACAAGGAACTGATGGACGCCTACGGCCGCGGGCACCTGGCCATGGAGGATTACATGGCCTTCAGTCTGGAGCCGTTGATCGGACGTACACCGGCTGAAGTCGATCATCTGGTGGGGCCGTGGGTGGAAGATTTCATCGAGCCGATCATCTTCAGCGAGGCAACCCGTACCATCGCCGCCCATCGCAAGGCGGGTGACCGGATCCTGGTGATCTCCGCCTCCGGCACCCATCTGGTCGCGCCGATTGCCGAACGCCTGGGCATTGATGAAATTCTCGGCATCGAGCTGGAGGTGGTGAACGGTGTTTACACCGGCAAGACCGTCGGCACCCTGACCTACCGTGAAGGCAAGATCACCCGCTTGCTGGAATGGCTGGATCAGGAAGAAGAGAACCTGGAAGGCGCGAGCTTCTATTCCGACTCGCGTAATGACCTGCCGCTGTTGCTGAAGGTGGATTACCCGCATGTGGTCAATCCGGACCCGGTGTTGCGTGAGCAGGCTGAGAAAAATGGCTGGCCGATTCATAGCTGGTCTTGA
- a CDS encoding ABC transporter ATP-binding protein yields MSFVSVQNLQKSYGASPVFTDINCQIQRGEFVTLLGPSGCGKSTLLRCIAGLTAVDSGKILLDGNDLVPLSPQKRGIGMVFQSYALFPNMTVEQNVAFGLRMQKVNADDSRSRVREVLQLVELQDFASRYPHQLSGGQCQRVALARSLVTRPRLLLLDEPLSALDARIRKHLREQIRQIQRELGLTTIFVTHDQEEALTMSDRIFLMNQGRIVQSGDAETLYTAPVDVFAAGFIGNYNLLDADSASRLLQRPVNSRLAIRPEAIALSLSGELEGQVRSHSLLGNVIRYRVEARGVELLVDVLNRSSADLHPDGQRVSLSIDPTALCEVA; encoded by the coding sequence ATGAGTTTTGTCAGCGTACAGAATCTGCAAAAAAGCTATGGCGCAAGCCCGGTGTTCACCGACATCAACTGCCAGATCCAGCGCGGCGAGTTCGTCACCCTGCTCGGCCCCTCTGGCTGCGGTAAATCCACCCTGCTGCGCTGCATTGCCGGGCTGACGGCGGTCGACAGCGGCAAGATCCTTCTCGACGGCAACGACCTGGTACCCCTGAGCCCGCAAAAACGCGGGATCGGCATGGTGTTCCAGAGCTACGCCTTGTTTCCCAACATGACCGTGGAGCAGAACGTCGCCTTTGGCCTGCGCATGCAAAAGGTCAATGCCGACGACAGCCGCAGCCGCGTGCGCGAAGTATTGCAACTGGTAGAGCTGCAGGACTTCGCCAGCCGTTATCCGCACCAGCTGTCCGGCGGCCAGTGCCAGCGTGTGGCCCTGGCCCGTTCACTGGTCACCCGCCCGCGCCTGCTGCTGCTCGATGAACCGCTGTCGGCGCTGGATGCGCGGATTCGCAAACACCTGCGCGAACAGATCCGCCAGATCCAGCGTGAACTGGGGCTGACCACCATCTTCGTCACCCATGATCAGGAAGAGGCGCTGACGATGTCAGACCGGATTTTCCTGATGAACCAGGGCCGCATCGTCCAGAGCGGCGATGCCGAAACCCTCTATACCGCGCCCGTGGACGTGTTTGCCGCAGGCTTTATCGGCAACTACAACCTGCTCGACGCCGACAGTGCCAGCCGCCTGCTGCAGCGCCCGGTGAACAGCCGCCTGGCGATCCGTCCGGAAGCCATCGCCCTGAGCCTTAGCGGTGAGCTGGAAGGCCAGGTACGCAGCCACAGCCTGCTGGGCAACGTGATCCGCTACCGCGTCGAAGCCCGCGGGGTAGAATTGTTGGTCGATGTACTCAACCGCTCGTCCGCCGACCTGCACCCGGACGGCCAGCGGGTATCCTTGTCGATCGATCCCACCGCCCTCTGCGAAGTCGCCTGA
- a CDS encoding ABC transporter permease, with product MSRAEPGTSRLYHRLMVYLLFIILLLPLAGTLLYSLATSWSASLLPSGLTFKWYLALWSDPRFLAAFGQSLLVCVGALLLSVLLILPLLFVVHYHFPRLDALMNILILLPFAVPPVVSSVGLLQLYGSGPMAMVGTPWILIGCYFTVALPFMYRAITNNLQAINLRDLMDAAQLLGASTFQAAFLVVLPNLRKGLLVALLLSFSFLFGEFVFANLLVGTRYETLQVYLNNMRNSSGHFNSALVISYFLFVLVLTWAANRLNKDKS from the coding sequence ATGTCGCGCGCTGAACCGGGCACGAGCCGCCTCTACCATCGCCTGATGGTGTACCTGCTGTTCATCATCCTGTTGCTGCCGCTGGCGGGCACCCTCCTCTACTCCCTGGCCACCAGCTGGTCGGCGAGCCTGTTACCCAGCGGCCTGACCTTCAAGTGGTACCTGGCGCTATGGAGCGATCCGCGCTTTCTGGCTGCCTTCGGCCAGTCGCTGCTGGTCTGTGTCGGTGCGCTGCTGCTGTCGGTGCTGCTGATCCTGCCGTTGCTGTTCGTGGTCCACTACCACTTCCCGCGGCTCGATGCGCTGATGAACATCCTCATTCTGCTGCCCTTCGCCGTGCCGCCCGTGGTGTCTTCGGTGGGCCTGCTGCAGCTGTACGGTTCCGGGCCGATGGCCATGGTCGGCACGCCGTGGATCCTGATCGGCTGCTATTTCACCGTGGCCTTGCCGTTCATGTACCGGGCGATTACCAACAACCTGCAGGCAATCAACCTGCGCGACCTGATGGACGCCGCCCAACTGCTCGGCGCCAGCACCTTCCAGGCGGCGTTCCTGGTGGTACTGCCGAACCTGCGCAAGGGCCTGCTGGTGGCCTTGCTGCTGTCGTTCTCGTTCCTGTTTGGCGAGTTCGTCTTCGCCAACCTGCTGGTCGGCACCCGCTACGAGACCCTGCAGGTGTACCTGAACAACATGCGCAACAGCAGTGGTCACTTCAACAGTGCGCTGGTGATTTCCTATTTCCTCTTCGTGCTGGTGCTGACCTGGGCAGCCAACCGCCTGAACAAGGACAAGTCCTGA
- a CDS encoding ABC transporter permease, which yields MKRSKWLASLFLLPFALFFIIFQIAPLAWVAIHSLQAESGWGLANFSKVFESRFYRQAIQHSLEISFWSSVFGILIAILGSYSLRKVDSRLRDFVNAFANMTSNFAGVPLAFAFIILLGFNGALTMLLKQAGIIEDFNLYSKTGLIILYTYFQIPLGVLLLYPAFDALREDWRESAELLGANAWQYWLHIGLPVMTPALLGTFVILLANALGAYATVYALTTGNFNVLPIRIAALVAGDISLDPNLASALAVILVGLMTLVTVVHQWLLKRSYHVAR from the coding sequence ATCAAACGCAGCAAGTGGCTGGCGTCACTGTTCCTGCTGCCTTTTGCGCTGTTTTTCATCATTTTCCAGATCGCCCCACTGGCCTGGGTGGCGATCCACAGCCTGCAAGCCGAAAGCGGCTGGGGCTTGGCCAACTTCAGTAAAGTGTTCGAATCGCGGTTCTACCGCCAGGCGATCCAGCACAGCCTGGAGATCAGCTTCTGGTCGAGTGTGTTCGGCATCCTCATCGCCATTCTTGGCAGCTACTCGCTACGCAAGGTCGACTCGCGCCTGCGCGACTTCGTCAACGCCTTCGCCAACATGACCAGCAACTTTGCCGGCGTGCCGCTGGCCTTTGCCTTCATCATCCTCCTCGGTTTCAACGGCGCGCTGACCATGCTACTGAAACAGGCCGGGATCATCGAGGACTTCAACCTCTATTCGAAAACCGGCCTGATCATCCTTTACACCTACTTCCAGATTCCGCTGGGCGTACTGCTGCTCTACCCGGCCTTCGATGCCCTGCGTGAAGACTGGCGCGAATCGGCTGAACTGCTCGGCGCCAACGCCTGGCAGTACTGGCTGCATATCGGCCTGCCGGTGATGACACCGGCACTGTTGGGCACCTTCGTGATTCTGCTGGCCAATGCCCTCGGCGCCTACGCCACGGTCTATGCCCTGACCACCGGCAACTTCAACGTCCTGCCGATTCGTATCGCGGCGCTGGTGGCCGGCGATATTTCCCTGGACCCGAACCTGGCCAGCGCCCTGGCAGTGATCCTGGTCGGGCTGATGACCCTGGTGACCGTCGTCCATCAATGGCTGTTGAAGAGGAGCTACCATGTCGCGCGCTGA